One Bemisia tabaci chromosome 7, PGI_BMITA_v3 DNA window includes the following coding sequences:
- the LOC109042733 gene encoding uncharacterized protein C1orf50 → MKRRLVDPNHKPEEAILVERNPAPLGHQLLNPYAVGKHSQSDLVTLALEIEKADSYVRSTTTGKLQVIVDQVRFLKSQAESILKDAQNNANLHRAACNFQKKPGHLYFLYRRPSGQEYFSMLSPEEWSSSMPHEFLGAYYLEHDMSWTAAADFTARHRDLSAIDQIISGYESGSKVDNLMCIDN, encoded by the exons ATGAAGCGGAGACTTGTCGATCCGAACCACAAACCGGAAGAAG cCATTCTGGTGGAACGAAATCCTGCGCCTCTGGGACATCAACTTTTAAACCCGTATGCAGTTGGCAAACATTCTCAAAGTGATCTTGTGACGTTGGCTCTAGAAATTGAAAAA GCTGATTCATACGTGCGATCCACAACAACAGGCAAACTTCAAGTCATTGTAGATCAAGTCAGGTTTTTAAAATCTCAGGCGGAATCAATCTTAAAAGACGCACAAAACAACGCAAACCTTCATAGAGCTGCATGCAATTTCCAAAAGAAGCCCGGCCATCTATACTTCTTGTACAGGAGACCCTCGggacaagaatatttttccatgttaTCTCCAGAG GAATGGAGCAGCTCAATGCCACATGAATTTCTTGGTGCCTATTATTTAGAACATGACATGTCCTGGACAGCAGCAGCCGACTTCACTGCCCGTCATCGTGATTTATCAGCTATTGATCAGATAATATCAGGTTACGAAAGTGGAAGCAAAGTAGACAATTTAATGTGTATTGATAATTAA